A single Desulfuromonadaceae bacterium DNA region contains:
- a CDS encoding AAA family ATPase, which translates to MTTTALHRALLTPRTYPHPTTHVEFQETHISRLYLTDQYVYKLKKSLDLGFLDFTTLDQRHHYCKEELRLNSRYAPDTYLTVVTINCADGHYTINGAGEVVEYAVMMKRLPRERMLDYLIENDTPHLAAEMVRLAGQLVDFHQAAPPVHPPAPVFCGTMRGNWRENIIQTHPFLGTTLPASGIKYVRFWLANFYRHHRQILRQREQSGFIRELHGDLHAEHICLTDPIQIYDCIEFNLRFRQIDIADELAFLIMDLEYRDRADLANALLAAYQQKVTMELTAELLRFYRVYRAWVRGKVESFLSADRDAPDAVRNRASQRARRYFNLALGDMCQPSLVLVSGLMGVGKSTLARSLTRSTRALLLRSDQIRKGLVVDSRDTNKSAFGAGIYSDSISELTYQRTRELAGTALSKGQTVIVDASFSRRAERDAFRDEARRHRLPCHLLHLHCRSKVALQRLAARHRAGTDISDGRPELYRQQREHFESISPAENPVEIETDDDNEKLVGQALSAILEGQYR; encoded by the coding sequence ATGACCACTACAGCACTTCACCGGGCGTTACTGACACCGCGCACCTACCCTCACCCCACCACGCATGTCGAGTTTCAGGAAACACATATTTCACGTCTCTATCTGACTGACCAGTACGTTTACAAACTCAAAAAATCGCTTGATCTCGGCTTTCTTGATTTCACGACACTCGATCAGCGCCATCATTATTGCAAGGAAGAACTGCGGCTCAACAGCCGTTACGCGCCCGACACCTATCTGACTGTTGTGACCATTAACTGTGCTGACGGACACTACACGATCAACGGTGCCGGAGAGGTCGTTGAGTATGCAGTAATGATGAAACGCCTCCCCCGTGAACGGATGCTCGATTATCTGATAGAGAACGATACACCGCACCTTGCAGCGGAGATGGTGCGCCTGGCAGGACAGCTGGTCGATTTTCATCAAGCCGCGCCACCGGTCCATCCGCCAGCACCGGTGTTTTGCGGCACGATGAGAGGCAACTGGCGTGAAAATATAATCCAGACACACCCTTTTCTGGGGACCACATTGCCCGCCAGCGGCATCAAATACGTGCGTTTCTGGCTGGCAAATTTCTATCGTCACCACCGTCAAATCTTACGCCAACGTGAGCAATCCGGCTTCATTCGCGAGCTTCACGGCGACCTTCATGCGGAGCATATCTGTCTGACCGATCCGATTCAAATCTACGACTGTATCGAGTTCAACCTGCGCTTCCGGCAGATTGACATTGCCGATGAACTGGCCTTTTTAATCATGGATCTGGAGTACCGCGACCGGGCCGATCTGGCCAACGCGCTGCTTGCAGCCTATCAACAAAAGGTCACCATGGAGCTCACCGCTGAGCTGCTGCGCTTCTATCGGGTCTATCGCGCCTGGGTACGCGGCAAGGTCGAATCGTTTCTGAGCGCGGACCGTGATGCCCCGGACGCTGTCCGCAACCGCGCCAGTCAACGCGCGCGACGTTACTTTAATCTTGCCCTGGGGGATATGTGTCAGCCGTCTCTGGTGCTGGTCAGCGGCCTGATGGGCGTTGGCAAGAGCACCCTTGCCCGGTCACTGACCCGCTCAACAAGAGCGCTGTTGCTCCGCTCTGACCAGATTCGCAAAGGGCTGGTCGTCGATTCCCGTGATACGAATAAATCCGCTTTCGGTGCCGGTATTTATTCAGATTCAATCAGTGAACTGACCTACCAGCGCACGCGTGAACTGGCAGGTACCGCTTTGTCAAAGGGGCAAACAGTCATTGTTGATGCGTCATTTTCGCGTCGGGCCGAGCGCGACGCATTCCGCGACGAGGCCCGGCGTCATCGGTTGCCATGTCATTTACTGCACCTGCATTGTCGTTCGAAAGTGGCGTTGCAACGCCTTGCTGCACGGCATCGCGCGGGAACCGACATCTCCGATGGTCGCCCGGAACTCTACCGGCAACAACGCGAACATTTTGAGTCAATAAGCCCGGCAGAAAACCCGGTAGAAATTGAAACGGATGATGATAACGAGAAACTGGTCGGACAGGCACTTAGCGCCATCCTGGAAGGTCAATATCGGTAA